A genome region from Microbacterium sp. CGR2 includes the following:
- a CDS encoding carbohydrate ABC transporter permease, translating to MSLTAAELSTRAIVTRGSSPRKRRGTRRPPVITGLLLGILCFVMLSPFIWMTLSVTKPTDVAFANPPVLWDYQPTLQAFVDLWETTYFADYLINTLVVATVSTVVALVIGIPAAYALSRFPSYVSALLLVLALIFRALPRFAVVLPMYDISRALGIYDTTFALAIALVAINQPFTIWLLRNFFAEIPRELDEAAMIDGCTRIGMLRRVMIPLMGPGILTAGIFVFLFAFQEYLTALVLTDTSSKTVPVFIATQLGQTLPMLQQAGAASMLLTIPVFVIAFIAQKYLVAGLSDGAVKG from the coding sequence ATGAGTCTCACCGCCGCAGAGCTCTCCACCAGGGCCATCGTCACCCGGGGCTCTTCGCCGCGCAAGCGTCGCGGGACCCGTCGCCCACCCGTCATCACGGGGCTGCTGCTCGGCATCCTGTGCTTCGTCATGCTGAGCCCCTTCATCTGGATGACGCTGTCGGTGACCAAGCCCACCGACGTGGCGTTCGCGAATCCGCCGGTGCTCTGGGACTATCAGCCCACCCTGCAGGCCTTCGTCGACCTCTGGGAGACCACGTACTTCGCCGACTACCTCATCAACACCCTGGTCGTCGCCACGGTGTCGACGGTCGTCGCGCTGGTGATCGGGATCCCGGCGGCGTACGCGCTGTCCCGATTCCCCAGTTACGTCTCCGCGCTCCTGCTCGTGCTCGCCCTCATCTTCCGTGCACTGCCGCGCTTCGCGGTCGTGCTGCCGATGTACGACATCAGTCGCGCGCTCGGAATCTACGACACGACGTTCGCGCTCGCCATCGCGCTCGTCGCGATCAACCAGCCGTTCACGATCTGGTTGCTGCGAAACTTCTTCGCGGAGATCCCCCGCGAACTCGACGAAGCAGCCATGATCGACGGCTGCACCAGGATCGGGATGCTACGCCGGGTCATGATCCCGCTGATGGGGCCCGGCATCCTCACCGCCGGCATCTTCGTCTTCCTGTTCGCATTCCAGGAGTACCTCACCGCGCTCGTGCTCACCGACACCTCGTCGAAGACGGTGCCGGTCTTCATCGCCACGCAACTCGGGCAGACACTGCCGATGCTCCAACAGGCGGGGGCGGCATCGATGCTCTTGACCATCCCGGTGTTCGTCATCGCGTTCATCGCGCAGAAGTACCTCGTCGCAGGGCTCAGCGACGGCGCTGTGAAGGGCTGA
- a CDS encoding alpha/beta fold hydrolase has translation MAPLVLLAGMNCTADLWADAELDGVVLPTLDRPTLSSQVEVLLDELPRSFVLVGHSLGAIVAMALALHAPERVAGLCLVSTNAKAPTDAQRDGWREWLHQLENGATARELQESILDALLGAEVVSAREDLVARALRMGDETGTARLRAQLAMQLTRADLLSRLPALTVPTLVVSGLDDVVCPPHFHTEIVTALPDARLVTLDGGHLLPLQRAQAFGGLLRSWQAQLPRG, from the coding sequence GTGGCACCGCTGGTGCTGCTCGCCGGCATGAACTGCACGGCAGACCTGTGGGCGGATGCCGAGCTGGACGGGGTGGTCCTGCCGACGCTGGATCGCCCCACACTGTCGAGTCAGGTCGAGGTGCTGCTGGACGAGTTGCCGCGGTCGTTCGTCCTGGTCGGGCACTCGCTCGGCGCGATCGTCGCGATGGCCCTCGCGCTGCACGCACCTGAGCGTGTTGCGGGGCTCTGTCTGGTGTCGACCAACGCCAAGGCGCCGACGGATGCACAGCGCGACGGGTGGCGGGAGTGGTTGCATCAGCTCGAGAACGGGGCGACTGCCCGGGAGCTGCAGGAGAGCATTCTCGACGCGCTGCTCGGGGCCGAGGTCGTGAGCGCACGGGAAGACCTGGTGGCCCGCGCGCTCCGCATGGGAGACGAGACCGGGACAGCACGGTTGCGCGCGCAGCTCGCGATGCAGCTGACGCGCGCCGACCTGCTCTCCCGGTTGCCCGCGCTTACGGTGCCGACTCTCGTGGTGTCAGGTCTCGATGACGTCGTCTGCCCGCCGCACTTCCACACGGAGATCGTCACCGCGCTGCCGGACGCCCGACTGGTGACCCTGGACGGCGGGCACCTCTTGCCGTTGCAACGCGCGCAGGCTTTCGGCGGTCTGCTGCGGTCGTGGCAGGCGCAGCTACCGCGCGGGTGA
- a CDS encoding HpcH/HpaI aldolase/citrate lyase family protein: MASLRSRARAGEKLIGALLRMPSEELVEMLAVADFDFILLDCEHGPADIIALRQHIALAAVHDVPVVVRVGENDRGQILRVLDQGAEGILAPHLDAAADAAALIDASLYPPVGSRGFATYSRAGRFGEVVAADHRDWWLENTLVLGMIESPAGVGAAHEIVAMPRLDGIMVGPADLAASSCADDPPVADAIAAVHDALAAAGSLRMDIVGTRAAAETAFTQGADLVVYNLASSLMGHLRDLASPAR; encoded by the coding sequence ATGGCGTCCCTGCGGTCGAGGGCGCGGGCGGGCGAGAAGCTCATCGGCGCTTTGCTGCGGATGCCGTCGGAGGAGCTCGTCGAGATGCTCGCCGTGGCGGACTTCGACTTCATCCTCCTCGACTGCGAGCACGGACCTGCCGACATCATCGCGCTCCGCCAGCACATCGCCCTCGCAGCGGTGCATGACGTTCCGGTCGTCGTGCGTGTCGGCGAGAACGACCGCGGGCAGATCCTGCGGGTGCTCGACCAGGGAGCCGAGGGGATTCTCGCACCCCACCTCGACGCCGCGGCGGATGCGGCCGCACTCATCGATGCGTCGCTGTACCCGCCGGTCGGCAGTCGCGGCTTCGCGACCTACAGCCGCGCCGGTCGTTTCGGCGAAGTCGTCGCAGCCGACCACCGCGACTGGTGGCTCGAGAACACCCTCGTCCTCGGCATGATCGAGTCACCCGCCGGGGTCGGCGCGGCCCACGAGATCGTCGCGATGCCGCGCCTCGACGGGATCATGGTGGGTCCGGCCGACCTCGCCGCGAGCTCGTGTGCCGACGACCCGCCGGTCGCCGACGCGATCGCCGCGGTGCACGACGCCCTGGCTGCGGCGGGTTCGCTGCGCATGGACATCGTCGGCACGCGAGCGGCCGCCGAGACAGCCTTCACGCAGGGTGCCGACCTCGTGGTCTACAACCTCGCTTCGTCGCTCATGGGGCATCTGCGCGACCTCGCGTCACCCGCGCGGTAG
- a CDS encoding SDR family NAD(P)-dependent oxidoreductase, whose product MTDLTGRTAVVTGGGSGLGAAIARALHGSGADVVVVGRGEHKLAAVVAELGERARAVTCDVADAASVGALRDTLAGTDVSILVNNAGVPGPVAALTDIEVDEWDDVFAVNVRGTFLLCKALLPGMIERGDGDIINVASVSGKRPLAHRTPYCASKMAVIGLTSTLAFEVGPAGVRVNTLSPGPVQGPRMERNFRLEADRSGTTVDDAEQLFVSRAALGRMITEEEVGAAVVAMLSMPGMCGADVDLSAGMVA is encoded by the coding sequence GTGACCGACCTCACCGGCCGTACCGCCGTGGTGACCGGCGGTGGCAGCGGCCTCGGGGCGGCCATCGCCCGCGCGCTGCATGGGTCCGGCGCGGATGTCGTCGTCGTCGGCCGTGGCGAGCACAAGCTCGCCGCGGTCGTCGCGGAGCTCGGGGAACGTGCACGTGCCGTCACATGCGACGTCGCGGATGCGGCGTCCGTCGGTGCTCTGCGTGACACCCTCGCCGGAACGGATGTCTCGATCCTCGTGAACAACGCCGGCGTACCCGGACCGGTCGCCGCCCTCACCGACATCGAGGTCGACGAGTGGGACGACGTCTTCGCGGTGAATGTGCGCGGCACCTTCTTGCTCTGCAAAGCGTTGCTCCCCGGCATGATCGAACGCGGTGACGGCGACATCATCAACGTCGCGTCCGTGTCGGGCAAGCGCCCTCTCGCGCACCGCACCCCCTACTGCGCCTCGAAGATGGCCGTGATCGGGCTGACCTCGACGCTCGCTTTCGAGGTCGGGCCCGCTGGAGTGCGCGTGAACACCCTGTCGCCCGGGCCCGTTCAGGGTCCGCGCATGGAGCGGAACTTCCGGCTCGAGGCCGATCGCTCCGGAACCACCGTCGACGACGCCGAGCAGTTGTTCGTCTCGCGTGCCGCCCTCGGTCGGATGATCACCGAGGAAGAGGTCGGAGCCGCGGTCGTCGCGATGCTCTCGATGCCGGGCATGTGCGGGGCCGACGTCGACCTGTCGGCCGGGATGGTCGCGTGA
- the hisD gene encoding histidinol dehydrogenase: MPLHLKSAPTKTFADTAQQDVAERVRGIIGDIRENGDAAVRRYAEQFDSWSPESYRLSDAEIEQIIGTLSPQVIEDIEFVQTQVRRFAQAQRDSLVDIEVETLPGVFLGQKHVPVQAAGAYIPGGKYPLTASAHMTIITAKVAGVPRVVACTPPIRGEIPAATVAAMKMAGADEIYILGGVQAVAAMAVGTDTIEPVNMIAGPGNAYVAEAKRQLFGEVGIDLFAGPTEILILADEHADPFFTAVDLLSQAEHGPDSPAVLVTTSQKLAEEVMDWIDKILPGMPTRDYAEPAWRDWGQVIVADDLDDAYRIADDFAFEHVQIFTENPREALDRLHDYGALFLGENTCVSYGDKVIGTNHVLPTLGAARYTGGLWVGKYLRTVTYQEVQSTQSSAELGAVCGRAARVELFEGHARSGDARAWRHAGAEFAWIVESHAAVVESR; the protein is encoded by the coding sequence ATGCCCCTGCACTTGAAGTCCGCGCCGACGAAGACGTTCGCGGACACCGCTCAGCAGGACGTCGCCGAACGCGTCCGCGGGATCATCGGCGACATCCGCGAGAACGGCGACGCCGCCGTCCGACGCTACGCCGAGCAGTTCGACAGCTGGAGCCCCGAGTCGTACCGACTGTCGGATGCCGAGATCGAGCAGATCATCGGCACGCTGTCGCCGCAGGTGATCGAGGACATCGAGTTCGTGCAGACGCAGGTCCGTCGTTTCGCGCAGGCGCAGCGAGACTCCCTCGTCGACATCGAGGTCGAGACTCTTCCCGGCGTGTTCCTCGGCCAGAAGCACGTCCCGGTGCAGGCGGCCGGCGCCTACATCCCCGGCGGGAAGTATCCGCTCACGGCATCCGCCCACATGACGATCATCACCGCCAAGGTCGCGGGAGTCCCCCGGGTGGTGGCCTGCACTCCGCCGATTCGGGGTGAGATCCCCGCCGCCACGGTCGCCGCGATGAAGATGGCCGGTGCCGACGAGATCTACATCCTCGGCGGCGTCCAGGCCGTGGCCGCGATGGCGGTGGGCACCGACACGATCGAGCCGGTCAACATGATCGCGGGCCCGGGTAACGCCTATGTCGCCGAGGCGAAGCGGCAGCTCTTCGGAGAGGTCGGCATCGATCTCTTCGCCGGACCGACCGAGATCCTGATCCTCGCAGACGAGCACGCCGACCCGTTCTTCACCGCGGTCGACCTGCTCTCTCAGGCCGAACACGGTCCCGACTCCCCCGCCGTTCTGGTGACCACCTCGCAGAAGCTCGCAGAAGAGGTCATGGACTGGATCGACAAGATCCTGCCCGGCATGCCCACGCGTGACTATGCCGAGCCCGCCTGGCGGGACTGGGGGCAGGTCATCGTGGCCGACGACCTCGACGACGCGTATCGCATCGCCGACGATTTCGCATTCGAGCATGTGCAGATCTTCACCGAGAACCCCCGCGAGGCGCTCGACCGGCTGCATGACTACGGCGCCCTCTTCCTCGGGGAGAACACGTGCGTCTCTTACGGCGACAAGGTCATCGGCACCAACCACGTGCTGCCGACGCTCGGTGCCGCGCGCTACACGGGCGGACTCTGGGTGGGAAAGTACCTGCGCACGGTGACGTACCAAGAGGTGCAGAGCACGCAGTCGTCGGCCGAGCTCGGTGCTGTCTGCGGGCGCGCCGCCCGCGTGGAGCTGTTCGAAGGACATGCGCGCTCGGGTGACGCCCGCGCCTGGCGTCATGCCGGCGCGGAGTTCGCGTGGATCGTAGAGAGCCACGCTGCCGTCGTGGAGTCGCGGTGA
- a CDS encoding LacI family DNA-binding transcriptional regulator: MVVTSRDVARLAGVSQPTVSRALRDDSRVSDATKVRVREAAQLLGYVPSEAGRALSSGRTRRIGLLLTDLDNQFYSHIIAPVHRQLEALGYQLMLHTESADNDTIVERLLANGLDGVILATTTVESAAPLRLKDRGLPFVYFNRTAALIEADATVVDPIPGYRQAVDRSVELGHRRIGAVLGPSNTSTAQARESALRAALLAHGLSLAEVDTRRVPYSADEGEAAARSILEQVDRPTLLFCGNDVVAYGVLNAAHRAGLRVPEDLSVIGFDDLPEAAWPIIDLATVGYDISGMAVAAADLIVRRIEDREAPIDNTLFGSEFVPRRTLSAAPVR; the protein is encoded by the coding sequence ATGGTCGTCACAAGTCGTGATGTCGCACGGCTGGCGGGGGTGTCGCAGCCGACGGTGTCCCGCGCGCTGCGCGATGACTCGCGGGTGTCGGATGCGACCAAGGTTCGCGTGCGCGAAGCGGCCCAGCTTCTGGGGTACGTGCCCAGCGAAGCCGGACGGGCACTGTCGTCCGGCCGGACGCGGCGCATCGGGCTGCTGCTGACCGATCTCGACAATCAGTTCTACTCGCACATCATCGCGCCCGTGCATCGCCAGCTTGAGGCCCTCGGCTATCAGCTCATGCTGCACACCGAGAGCGCCGACAACGACACCATCGTGGAACGGCTGCTCGCAAACGGACTCGACGGGGTGATCCTCGCGACCACGACAGTCGAGTCGGCGGCTCCGCTGCGCCTCAAGGACCGCGGGCTCCCGTTCGTCTATTTCAACCGCACGGCCGCGCTGATCGAAGCGGACGCCACGGTGGTGGATCCGATTCCGGGATACCGGCAGGCCGTCGATCGCTCCGTCGAGTTGGGTCATCGCCGCATCGGGGCCGTGCTCGGGCCGAGCAACACGAGTACCGCACAGGCGCGGGAATCCGCGCTTCGCGCCGCGCTCCTGGCCCATGGTCTCTCCCTGGCCGAAGTCGACACCCGTCGCGTACCCTACAGCGCCGACGAAGGGGAGGCCGCGGCGCGCTCGATCCTGGAGCAGGTCGACCGCCCCACCCTGCTGTTCTGCGGCAACGATGTCGTGGCATACGGCGTCCTCAACGCGGCGCACCGCGCCGGCCTGCGAGTGCCGGAAGACCTTTCCGTCATCGGCTTCGACGACCTCCCCGAAGCCGCCTGGCCGATCATCGATCTCGCCACGGTCGGATACGACATCTCGGGGATGGCTGTCGCGGCCGCGGATCTCATCGTGCGACGCATCGAAGACCGCGAGGCCCCGATCGACAACACGCTGTTCGGGTCGGAGTTCGTCCCGCGCCGGACGCTCTCCGCAGCACCGGTCCGCTGA
- a CDS encoding ester cyclase: MSLDPVAYLPYKDPDDFIREVTDLIWVDRSIHYIRENYEPDSIVHGAYGTSTTRDEVIEGTLMRISATPDRTGQAADVIWEARGDDAFLSSHLVLSGQLQTSAHSYTIANCLYRRGRMVEEWVVRDSLAGALESGADVDELARAQAFRGYTGSWTEPAPADPIAKGDSGARPDEYRSEVETVIDMIQTVWNERDLQKVEKYFHRDLVLQTVGNKVVIRPEGYRRALLKFLESFPAGQFEIRDIQTNYDVRYAGLRVAVTWKFTGAYNGKPNYGSLTGAPVDVLGISQFTFHQGALVKEVRLWDDIALRAQIAGMRGDEPVGPTNIY, translated from the coding sequence GTGTCTCTCGATCCGGTCGCTTACCTGCCGTACAAAGACCCTGACGACTTCATCCGTGAAGTCACCGACCTGATCTGGGTCGATCGTTCGATCCATTACATCCGGGAGAACTACGAGCCTGACTCGATCGTGCACGGGGCCTACGGCACCTCCACAACCCGCGACGAGGTGATCGAGGGAACGCTCATGCGCATCTCGGCCACCCCCGATCGCACGGGCCAGGCCGCAGACGTGATCTGGGAAGCACGTGGCGATGACGCCTTCCTCAGCTCGCACCTCGTGCTCTCGGGGCAGCTGCAGACCTCGGCCCACAGCTACACGATCGCCAACTGCCTGTACCGTCGCGGACGCATGGTCGAGGAGTGGGTCGTGCGCGACTCGCTCGCCGGCGCACTGGAGAGTGGCGCCGACGTCGACGAACTCGCGCGGGCGCAGGCGTTCCGCGGATACACCGGGTCGTGGACCGAGCCGGCTCCGGCCGACCCGATCGCGAAGGGCGACTCGGGCGCTCGCCCGGACGAATACCGCTCTGAGGTCGAGACCGTGATCGACATGATCCAGACCGTCTGGAACGAGCGCGATCTGCAGAAGGTGGAGAAGTACTTCCACCGCGATCTCGTGCTCCAGACCGTCGGCAACAAGGTTGTGATCCGCCCCGAGGGCTACCGTCGGGCGCTGTTGAAGTTCCTCGAATCCTTCCCCGCCGGACAATTCGAGATCCGAGACATCCAGACCAACTACGACGTGCGGTACGCCGGCCTCCGGGTCGCGGTGACGTGGAAGTTCACCGGCGCCTACAACGGCAAGCCGAACTACGGCTCGCTCACAGGCGCGCCCGTCGACGTCCTCGGAATCTCGCAGTTCACCTTCCACCAGGGTGCCCTCGTCAAAGAGGTGCGTCTGTGGGACGACATCGCCCTCCGTGCACAGATCGCCGGCATGCGCGGCGACGAGCCCGTCGGCCCCACCAACATCTACTGA
- a CDS encoding LysR family transcriptional regulator, which translates to MSIAQLTAFLAALEHGSFTAAAAELDMTQASVSELVARLERELGVALFTRGSRRLVPTTAALELRPHATQAVSAVRNGLDTIHALTSLERGTCTFGVLRNAAYYALADLAETFHHRHPNVRLRLVGINSAHVARSIASGELEAGLLVLPIDEDGLEVRPLFRDEVVYASATRDPDAGPVTIDEVAAAKLVLYDAFAGWDDPTRRQLLERARTVGLVLEPAVEVEHVETALSLVAAGTADTIVSRSIAEAAGFPAGIRITPFAEPIHDTIALVKREGMLLSPATQRLAELAERMLRERLPEHRGRVALN; encoded by the coding sequence GTGTCCATCGCCCAGCTGACCGCTTTTCTCGCCGCTCTCGAGCACGGTTCCTTCACCGCCGCCGCCGCCGAACTCGACATGACCCAGGCGTCGGTTTCGGAACTCGTCGCCCGCCTCGAACGCGAACTCGGTGTCGCGCTGTTCACTCGCGGCAGTCGCCGGCTCGTTCCCACCACCGCCGCTCTCGAGCTGCGCCCCCACGCCACCCAGGCGGTCAGCGCCGTGCGGAACGGCCTCGACACCATTCACGCGCTCACCTCACTCGAACGAGGCACCTGCACCTTCGGGGTGCTGCGCAACGCGGCCTACTACGCACTCGCCGATCTCGCCGAGACGTTCCACCACCGGCATCCGAACGTGCGGCTTCGTCTCGTCGGCATCAACTCCGCGCACGTCGCGCGCTCGATCGCGAGCGGCGAGCTCGAGGCCGGACTGCTCGTCCTGCCGATCGACGAAGACGGCCTCGAGGTTCGACCCCTGTTCCGCGACGAAGTGGTGTACGCCTCAGCGACCCGAGACCCGGATGCCGGACCGGTCACGATCGACGAGGTCGCCGCTGCGAAGCTCGTGCTCTACGACGCGTTCGCCGGATGGGACGACCCGACCCGTCGTCAGCTGCTCGAGCGCGCGCGAACCGTCGGCCTCGTACTGGAGCCCGCCGTGGAGGTCGAGCACGTCGAGACGGCCCTCAGCCTGGTCGCGGCAGGCACCGCCGACACGATCGTCTCCCGCAGCATCGCCGAGGCCGCCGGCTTCCCCGCCGGCATCCGCATCACCCCGTTCGCAGAGCCCATCCACGACACGATCGCCCTCGTGAAACGGGAGGGAATGCTGCTCTCGCCGGCGACCCAGCGCCTCGCAGAGCTCGCCGAGCGGATGCTGCGCGAGCGGCTTCCCGAGCATCGCGGTCGGGTGGCACTCAACTGA
- the hisD gene encoding histidinol dehydrogenase: MRYSTPVLARLDGAFHHLKTPLIDAPAAQRDPAVIETVTNMLADIRERGLDAVIDYARKLDNYQGADIELTAEQIATSGDRLDPALRAAIELGAERTQAFAREQRSHLSDFETELVPGLVTGAKYVPVSRVGAYLPAGRFPLTASAFMTVGVAKAAGVPTVIACTPPQPDGGANDAVVYAAHLSGVDRVFVIGGVQALAAMAYGLLGELPVDMLVGAGNAFVAEAKRQLFGTVAIDLLAGPSEVAVISDDTADPALVAADLLGQAEHGPNSPAALVTTSEEHGRAVIAAIEHQLETLATAEIAGAAWRDYGVVTVAKDRETAAALMDDLAPEHLELLTADDDWYHDNLRNYGSIFLGTWSTVAYSDKGMAGTNHVLPTAGGAKHSAGLSVSRFLKPLTYQRISREATPELANAVQVISDSEGMAAHSATATMRLATFE; encoded by the coding sequence ATGCGCTACTCCACACCCGTTCTCGCCCGCCTCGACGGCGCTTTCCATCACCTCAAGACTCCGCTGATCGACGCACCCGCAGCGCAGCGCGATCCCGCCGTGATCGAAACCGTGACGAACATGCTCGCCGACATCCGCGAGCGGGGTCTGGATGCCGTGATCGACTACGCCCGGAAGCTCGACAACTATCAGGGCGCGGACATCGAACTCACGGCCGAGCAGATCGCGACCAGTGGCGACCGTCTGGATCCCGCCCTGCGCGCCGCGATCGAGCTCGGCGCCGAGCGCACGCAGGCATTCGCCCGTGAACAGCGGTCCCACCTGTCCGATTTCGAGACCGAGCTCGTGCCCGGACTCGTCACCGGCGCGAAGTACGTTCCCGTCTCGCGCGTGGGCGCCTACCTCCCGGCCGGCCGCTTCCCGCTGACAGCGAGCGCGTTCATGACGGTCGGTGTGGCGAAGGCGGCGGGAGTGCCGACGGTCATCGCATGCACGCCGCCTCAGCCGGACGGCGGAGCGAACGACGCGGTCGTCTATGCGGCGCATCTGTCCGGGGTCGACCGCGTGTTCGTGATCGGCGGTGTGCAGGCGCTCGCCGCGATGGCCTATGGACTGCTCGGTGAGCTCCCCGTCGACATGCTCGTCGGCGCCGGCAATGCCTTCGTCGCCGAGGCGAAGCGCCAGCTGTTCGGCACCGTCGCGATCGATCTGCTCGCCGGTCCGAGTGAGGTCGCGGTGATCTCCGACGACACCGCCGACCCTGCCCTCGTCGCCGCCGACCTGCTCGGTCAGGCCGAACACGGACCCAACTCGCCGGCCGCGCTCGTCACGACCTCCGAGGAGCACGGACGTGCCGTGATCGCCGCGATCGAGCACCAGCTCGAGACCTTGGCGACCGCCGAGATCGCGGGCGCCGCGTGGCGCGACTACGGGGTGGTGACGGTGGCGAAGGACCGCGAGACCGCCGCCGCACTCATGGATGACCTGGCCCCCGAGCACCTCGAGCTGCTCACCGCCGACGACGACTGGTATCACGACAACCTTCGCAACTACGGGTCGATCTTTCTCGGCACGTGGAGCACCGTCGCCTACTCCGACAAGGGCATGGCGGGCACGAACCACGTGCTGCCGACCGCGGGCGGCGCGAAGCACAGCGCCGGCCTGTCGGTCTCCCGCTTCCTGAAGCCGTTGACGTATCAGCGCATCAGCCGCGAGGCCACGCCCGAACTGGCCAACGCCGTGCAGGTCATCTCCGACTCCGAGGGAATGGCCGCGCACAGCGCGACCGCGACGATGCGATTGGCGACGTTCGAGTGA
- a CDS encoding TetR/AcrR family transcriptional regulator, producing the protein MPRPRRPHRRTAILDAAEHLVLEQGFDATSVASVAARAGIGKGAVYLEFDSKTDILDALLQRAGERMQARVDAELGDDVTLSGAYRSAIRALLEDRLMTAAFLDDHGVLGSHVSAVTDGRYRARHLLVIEWLRHLQQQGRLRADVDAEHLALALSSTTIGLLSANALLGPLDPENLEGAFNAIARMVSAFEL; encoded by the coding sequence ATGCCGCGCCCTCGCCGCCCCCACCGACGGACCGCGATTCTCGACGCCGCTGAGCATCTCGTCCTCGAGCAGGGCTTCGACGCGACCAGTGTCGCATCGGTGGCTGCCCGCGCCGGCATCGGAAAGGGAGCGGTCTACCTCGAGTTCGACAGCAAGACAGACATCCTCGACGCGCTTCTGCAACGGGCAGGCGAGCGGATGCAGGCGCGCGTCGATGCGGAGTTGGGCGACGACGTCACCCTCAGCGGCGCCTACCGCAGCGCGATCCGCGCGCTCCTGGAAGACCGGCTCATGACGGCGGCCTTTCTGGACGACCACGGCGTCCTGGGCAGCCATGTCTCCGCCGTCACCGATGGCCGCTACCGAGCGCGGCACCTGCTCGTCATCGAGTGGCTACGTCACCTGCAGCAGCAAGGACGCCTGCGCGCCGACGTCGATGCCGAGCATCTGGCGCTCGCCCTCTCCAGCACGACGATCGGGCTGCTCTCTGCGAACGCGCTGCTCGGGCCCCTCGATCCCGAGAATCTCGAGGGCGCATTCAACGCCATCGCGCGCATGGTGTCGGCGTTCGAGCTCTAG
- a CDS encoding alpha/beta fold hydrolase, with protein MIARRLSVDVEGATVSVAEWAAPQPFRRTVLLLHGGGVDTAELSWGALGPALASAGYRVLAPDHPGFGRTPRATWSLTQQRLIQYVGEVVDGLELTDYIVGGLSLGGGLTLGHTLERPDGPRGLMLLGSFGIMPRLVDSPLSSLTHYSTYLLLRSGLLAAMTRSYARNPAAMEHGLRSLVRDPSSRTRELVQAVIDEASSGTALETFGEWQRDQVQPRGLRTDYTDRLGDIDVPALVVHGDRDGGVGIARARTAAELLPQGTLVEVPGAGHWVQRDRPDVVTAAIVDFLENGV; from the coding sequence ATGATCGCTCGACGACTCTCGGTCGATGTCGAAGGCGCGACGGTCTCGGTCGCGGAATGGGCTGCGCCGCAGCCGTTCCGCCGCACCGTCCTGCTGCTGCATGGCGGTGGCGTCGACACCGCCGAACTCTCCTGGGGTGCGCTGGGGCCGGCCCTCGCGTCTGCCGGATATCGGGTGCTCGCCCCCGATCACCCGGGCTTCGGCCGCACCCCGAGGGCCACTTGGTCGCTCACGCAGCAAAGACTGATCCAGTACGTGGGCGAAGTCGTCGATGGGCTGGAACTGACGGACTACATCGTCGGCGGGCTTTCCCTGGGAGGCGGCCTGACGCTTGGGCACACACTCGAGCGTCCCGACGGGCCACGCGGCCTGATGCTGCTCGGCAGCTTCGGCATCATGCCCCGACTGGTGGACAGCCCGCTCAGCAGCCTCACCCATTACTCGACGTATCTGCTTCTACGATCAGGACTCCTCGCCGCCATGACCAGGTCATACGCGAGGAACCCCGCCGCGATGGAACACGGACTGCGCTCCCTCGTGCGCGACCCGTCCTCACGAACCCGGGAGCTGGTTCAAGCCGTGATCGATGAGGCCTCGTCGGGAACAGCGCTCGAGACATTCGGTGAATGGCAACGGGACCAAGTGCAGCCCCGTGGCCTGCGTACCGACTACACCGACCGCCTCGGCGACATCGACGTACCCGCCCTCGTCGTGCACGGAGACCGCGACGGCGGCGTCGGTATCGCCCGTGCACGCACAGCCGCCGAGCTTCTCCCTCAGGGGACGCTCGTGGAGGTGCCGGGCGCCGGGCACTGGGTGCAGCGTGACCGACCCGACGTCGTGACGGCAGCGATCGTCGACTTCCTCGAGAACGGCGTCTGA